One stretch of Daphnia pulicaria isolate SC F1-1A chromosome 8, SC_F0-13Bv2, whole genome shotgun sequence DNA includes these proteins:
- the LOC124310822 gene encoding protein capicua homolog isoform X1, with protein MQQRRVETRSRKQEHSAAGKGLISHKGQSVGGSSADVVARLLVPPPPPSQTVYPAGTCSAIIDECKTAAAMSNQHESAVVARRVPKKRKFDPAEYEQSADRTSPRHYNHSSQVPAAVAAGSSSVISSSVVVATIPAALTTASSSPPVLLPRVATPPAAHVDLNEWRCHRVLAKTGSRYLTGVIRSGHGHSDVLVQLDGHEQPTLYSDVTRAGKFDVVSDASPSPSQLTLGARVCLRVDDHPQLAVFVEGVICQISSKPIQYLVRTIGQNPDVERWITRPSLRLLQPPWWEELENGPEPSSAPVPIPPPPATETYQPDPAVVVNRVDYQQQQYADSYHSSRPPSTGPPVEVHLEAIHPNNDALVVVTTATQSAHSSGSEELLPSQAAGRPAYHEYDYGGESDEDLKREDITFHSESGYTVAGRSLSLTPGALADGVGGGIDGKFSGSSGSKRSSMQSRGSSCSILDPSPGGSLTPRSQPTTPSPFPGARSLTGTPQKYKKGDVVAGPSGIRKKFNGKQWRRLCSKEGCNKESQRRGYCSRHLSIKGKSLRSSGGAGASSSSLGGLTFPSSGGNKAFTKDGQEMDWEETLSRDSVEPSPSGSYSTSNSTPTAESGLQRSLRIGGGTLIGGSSGGRDGLSFEETEAANMLVSLSNSRSTTPATHYGLATDLSSTSRLLQSPPNSHVLTVGMRHNLFLPISQPTATSTAALSTSMGFHRSQLGSYSHCKEQPIIRPVGHSTPRAIIPSLASSYHHHHPLHHQHPGVIRPESQRPGLIPASSTTTSVIRISPTTQHMAQQQQQQHPVSFTPPIVASQAQSPSSYPLNLQQQHQHQSFHHNMMDGSSTTSPGQYQQQTGEEAAKLWYRQKHQSGQQQQGGPPLLHQALTGNAHSHQQQQQQQQQRSSTLTVIQTGHNQQGGLSTSSGVLIAPSNVPLNLHVGKSNAALHQPSSGGQSSYSIISLVQPELSTPAHHHQQSNHQQQQQHVGAEDHFQATAIRPAPLYYLIPSKSLVDNPPPSSSAHVSVRSNNGNNQNEEEDGRPGIIKSSALKGASKKERSASPAAANQQQQQWWSQQQQQNPARNGLNSTRVGGVSAFQSVSAEKPGHNEMGPHKREENGLKPSSLDSSSTTEAAAAAAAPLVNLENGGGRVTSRESVGERRRSSVTQDLTEYTYSVAGEPDAEVADDDDVFEMEAAGGGGGGGEPVAPGNSSGGGGDVGGTLSEANKRRTQSLGSLTGEPKSPRKAKEKDHVRRPMNAFMIFSKRHRALVHQRHPNQDNRTVSKILGEWWYSLGPQEKQKYHDLAFQVKEAHFKAHPEWKWCSKDRRKSGSTSSSKGDSKEPRGTLGSTGDLSAEEPKVDPPVVPQSHLSSVMGPPSAESTLNLNGHQTKANKLRRQALSEDLSDDDRMVICEETAEPTGPEIDLQCREHVVSDTESEAENQCDVPTSTPSLMQPAVFPQQPFGSPSSMGPNNSEVTHRPKAIKAKPAPLFEGDPRPVASDLFTGAPSGPVGPQIFHPTGGAFKSMPSPKVTFHPSFEFPKSSPKDAKEDGKRWPGSVPSSPVTKEDPSTIETKRPKTPPHSSSGIYPTLGPYFGQYDNMMHSPFYRPGPSNVSHGLPISSGYAQSTMVIPSGPSYTSMSNKHQLQAGFYPPPHALSVRPTSSQHEQTYVSAAAQQNQQNHVTPTWSLKPSVIVSKAPSSGPTSSGNHSLPPAGSISNGTPIRPPSREPIPTSSSAPSCYTVMNMKSGTLCGTLTPVTLNDLSRPARIKAVTATIPVASEMEYAQPASSPNTSHNNSNSSASRQSSTPSTPSTPGVLTQPNDPPGLMPPPELPKFVLAPTPAQLGRAPFQRRQSSTQPLSPSGSSSHSGEEEPISPGGGFGSAPLCSPTVGSAVVSGGFTIPTSTPSTPCVPQSPSQHSAQQAAAKKNMFKRTKDDGMDKVLEQVNFDEKFSHLPEFNPADCQSPSALSLPSSPRVFVQNYRRKRVASTTEEEGDSDVSNTSATPQSGAVVGHKFFGPDFSLDAFKAEGNEGDVCLSPGTPKTPATGKESAEKNFSSLRRILDQRRQLVIQLFQEHGFFPSTQATSLFQALHHDTFPTKQCLQLKIREVRQKMMAQTTTTTTTTTTTTTPASGNNVAPPNVSGGNNNNASGFSGGGSNEVIDGEGSETIDLAQVADAGC; from the exons ATGCAACAGAGGAGAGTGGAGACCAGATCACGGAAGCAGGAGCATTCGGCCGCCGGCAAGGGTCTTATTAGCCATAAGGGTCAATCAGTGGGCGGCTCGTCGGCTGACGTTGTCGCCCGTCTTCTAGTGCCACCACCCCCACCCAGTCAGACAGTGTACCCGGCTGGGACTTGCAGTGCAATAATCGACGAGTGCAAAACAGCCGCCGCCATGTCCAACCAACACGAGTCAGCGGTCGTAGCCCGTCGCGTGCCCAAAAAGCGAAAATTCGATCCGGCCGAATACGAACAATCGGCTGATCGGACGTCGCCTCGCCATTACAACCATTCTTCCCAAGtgccagcagcagtagcagcaggaTCGAGCTCGGTGATCTCATCGTCTGTAGTAGTAGCCACCATCCCAGCAGCTTTGAcgacggccagcagcagtcCTCCCGTTCTTCTTCCTCGAGTCGCTACTCCTCCAGCGGCTCACGTCGATCTCAACGAATGGCGCTGCCATCGTGTCCTGGCTAAAACTGGCAGTCGCTACTTGACGGGAGTCATCCGCAGTGGTCACGGACACAGTGACGTTCTCGTCCAGCTCGACGGACACGAACAGCCGACACTCTATTCAGATGTCACTCGGGCCGGCAAATTTGACGTCGTCAGCGATGCCAGTCCTTCACCTTCGCAGTTGACGTTGGGCGCCAGGGTGTGTCTACGTGTCGACGATCATCCGCAGTTGGCCGTCTTTGTCGAAGGCGTCATCTGCCAAATATCCAGTAAACCTATACAGTACCTCGTTCGGACCATCGGACAAAATCCGGATGTCGAGCGTTGGATCACCCGTCCGTCTCTCCGTCTCCTACAACCCCCATGGTGGGAAGAGCTGGAAAACGGACCTGAACCTTCATCCGCGCCGGTACCCATACCACCGCCGCCAGCCACAGAAACTTATCAGCCAGATCCAGCAGTTGTCGTCAACCGAGTCGATTATCAGCAACAGCAATACGCCGACAGTTATCACTCATCTCGTCCACCGTCCACCGGTCCGCCGGTAGAAGTCCATCTGGAGGCTATCCATCCCAACAATGATGCCTTGGTGGTGGTGACGACGGCGACTCAGAGCGCCCATTCCAGCGGCAGTGAAGAGCTCCTGCCCAGCCAGGCCGCTGGCCGGCCCGCCTATCACGAGTACGACTACGGCGGTGAGAGTGACGAAGATTTGAAACGTGAAGACATCACCTTCCATTCAGAATCGGGATACACGGTGGCTGGGCGCTCGCTGTCGTTGACGCCAGGAGCGTTGGCAGATGGCGTGGGAGGCGGCATTGATGGCAAATTCTCCGGAAGCAGCGGAAGCAAGCGGAGTAGCATGCAGAGTCGCGGGAGCAGTTGCAGCATACTCGATCCGTCTCCAGGCGGTAGTTTGACTCCTCGTTCCCAGCCGACGACGCCCAGTCCCTTCCCAGGCGCCCGCTCTCTCACTGGAACGCCGCAAAAGTATAAAAAGGGCGACGTTGTGGCCGGTCCTAGCGGCATCCGCAAAAAGTTCAACGGCAAACAATGGCGCCGCCTCTGCTCCAAGGAGGGCTGCAACAAGGAGTCGCAGCGGAGGGGCTACTGCTCGAGGCACCTGAGCATCAAAGGCAAAAGCCTGCGCTCCTCTGGTGGCGCAGGTGCTTCCTCGTCCAGTCTCGGCGGCCTGACGTTCCCATCATCAGGTGGCAACAAGGCGTTCACCAAGGACGGCCAGGAGATGGACTGGGAGGAAACGCTCTCGCGGGACTCTGTTGAGCCGTCTCCCTCGGGCAGTTACAGCACGAGCAACAGCACGCCGACGGCCGAGTCTGGATTGCAGCGATCCCTCAGGATTGGTGGAGGAACTTTGATTGGCGGCAGCAGTGGCGGAAGGGACGGCCTGTCTTTTGAGGAAACGGAAGCGGCCAACATGTTAGTTTCGCTCAGCAATTCGCGCTCAACTACACCGGCCACTCACTACGGACTGGCCACGGATCTCTCGTCAACATCGCGACTCCTCCAATCGCCGCCAAACTCTCACGTCCTGACGGTTGGCATGCGCCACAATTTGTTTCTGCCCATTTCTCAGCCGACTGCCACTAGCACGGCCGCCTTGTCCACTTCGATGGGATTCCATCGCAGCCAGTTGGGGTCTTATTCGCATTGTAAAGAGCAACCCATTATCCGGCCGGTAGGCCACTCGACCCCCAGGGCCATTATTCCGTCTCTCGCTTCCTCctatcaccaccaccacccactgcACCACCAGCATCCAGGAGTTATCCGGCCGGAATCACAGCGGCCCGGTTTAATTCCCGCTTCGTCTACTACGACGAGTGTCATCAGGATCTCGCCGACCACACAACACAtggctcaacaacaacaacaacaacatccggtCAGCTTTACACCACCCATCGTCGCCAGTCAAGCTCAGTCGCCCTCGTCGTACCCGTTGAatttgcaacaacaacaccaacaccaATCGTTTCACCATAATATGATGGATGGATCTTCTACCACGTCGCCAGGACAGTATCAACAGCAAACTGGCGAGGAAGCAGCCAAACTGTGGTACAGACAGAAACATCAGTCgggtcaacaacaacaaggtggTCCTCCGCTGCTTCATCAAGCCCTGACGGGCAATGCTCACTcacaccaacagcagcagcagcagcagcagcaacggtcTTCGACGTTGACGGTGATTCAAACTGGACACAACCAACAGGGCGGATTGTCGACATCCAGTGGAGTCCTGATCGCCCCCAGCAACGTTCCGCTTAACCTTCATGTAGGCAAGAGCAACGCGGCCCTTCATCAACCTTCGTCGGGCGGACAGTCGAGTTATTCCATCATCAGTCTAGTGCAACCGGAATTATCGACTCCTGCCCATCACCATCAGCAGTccaaccaccagcagcagcagcagcatgtcGGGGCTGAAGATCATTTCCAAGCCACTGCTATCCGTCCGGCGCCGTTGTATTACTTGATCCCATCGAAAAGTCTAGTAGAcaatcctcctccttcttcatcCGCTCACGTGTCTGTCCGGTCTAATAACGGCAACAACCAGAACGAGGAGGAAGACGGCCGACCAGGTATTATCAAATCATCTGCATTGAAAGGAGCGTCGAAAAAGGAGCGATCCGCTTCTCCAGCCGCTGccaatcagcagcagcagcagtggtggtctcagcagcagcagcagaatccGGCCCGGAACGGCCTCAATTCCACTCGAGTGGGTGGTGTTTCAGCTTTCCAGTCAGTGTCTGCCGAGAAGCCGGGCCACAACGAAATGGGCCCCCACAAGCGCGAGGAAAACGGTTTGAAACCGTCGTCGCTAGATTCTTCATCGACTACAG aagcagcagcagcagcagcagcgccattGGTGAACCTTGAAAACGGCGGCGGTCGGGTAACGTCTAGAGAATCGGTGGGTGAACGGCGCCGTTCATCCGTCACGCAAGATCTGACCGAGTACACCTACTCTGTCGCCGGGGAACCAGATGCCGAGgtagccgacgacgacgacgtctttGAAATGGAAGCCGCtggcggcggaggaggaggaggcgagCCCGTTGCGCCTGGAAACAGttccggaggaggaggagatgtGGGAGGGACTTTGAGCGAAGCGAACAAACGCCGCACTCAGTCGTTGGGATCCTTGACAGGAGAACCTAAAAGCCCACGCAAG gcaaaagaaaaagatcacGTTCGACGGCCCATGAATGCCTTCATGATCTTCAGCAAGAGACACCGAGCACTGGTTCACCAGCGCCATCCCAATCAGGACAATCGAACTGTTTCCAAGATTCTCGGCGAATGGTGGTATTCCTTGGGGCCacaggagaaacaaaaataccaTGATCTAGCTTTTCAG GTCAAAGAAGCTCATTTTAAAGCCCATCCTGAATGGAAGTGGTGCAGTAAAGATCGACGCAAATCTGGATCGACCAGTTCGTCCAAAGGCGATAGCAAGGAGCCTCGTGGTACCCTTGGCTCCACCGGAGACTTGTCTGCCGAAGAACCTAAAGTTGATCCGCCTGTTGTTCCACAATCTCATCTTTCATCGGTCATGGGACCACCTTCTGCTGAATCAACTCTTAATCTCAATGGACATCAG aCAAAAGCCAACAAACTTCGTCGCCAGGCGCTGAGTGAAGATCTTTCCGATGACGATCGCATG GTTATTTGCGAGGAAACAGCTGAGCCTACTGGACCTGAAATCGACCTGCAATGTCGTGAACATGTTGTCTCTGACACGGAATCAGAAGCTGAAAACCAGTGTGACGTGCCCACCAGTACTCCCTCACTGATGCAGCCGGCAGTCTTTCCTCAGCAACCGTTTGGCAGTCCATCTTCCATGGGGCCAAATAACTCTGAAGTTACTCATCGTCCTAAAGCCATTAAAGCCAA accGGCTCCTTTATTTGAAGGCGACCCTAGGCCGGTTGCGTCCGACTTGTTCACCGGAGCACCCAGCGGTCCAGTCGGTCCCCAGATTTTTCATCCAACGGGAGGAGCGTTCAAGAGCATGCCGTCACCTAAAGTGACGTTTCATCCATCCTTTGAATTTCCCAAGTCTAGTCCCAAGGATGCGAAAGAAGACGGGAAAAGGTGGCCGGGATCTGTGCCCAGCAGTCCCGTCACCAAAGAAGACCCATCCACCATCGAAACCAAACGACCGAAAACCCCTCCGCACTCGTCGAGCGGGATTTATCCGACCCTCGGTCCGTATTTCGGGCAGTATGACAATATGATGCATTCTCCATTTTACCGTCCGGGACCGTCCAACGTTTCTCACGGCTTACCTATTTCGAGTGGTTATGCTCAGTCAACAATGGTGATCCCTTCCGGACCTTCTTATACCTCCATGTCCAACAAACATCAGCTGCAAGCTGGATTCTACCCTCCTCCGCACGCGCTTTCAGTTCGCCCCACAAGTTCCCAGCACGAGCAGACCTACGTGTCGGCCGCCGCCCAGCAAAATCAACAGAATCACGTCACACCCACTTGGTCGTTGAAGCCGTCGGTGATTGTCAGCAAGGCTCCTTCGTCTGGACCAACCAGTAGTGGAAATCATTCTTTACCTCCAGCTGGAAGCATTTCCAACGGGACTCCTATTCGACCGCCTTCACGTGAACCGATCCCGACATCTTCATCGGCTCCTTCGTGTTACACAGTCATGAACATGAAATCAGGAACGCTGTGCGGAACACTGACTCCTGTTACCCTCAATGATTTGTCGAGGCCCGCTCGAATCAAGGCCGTCACTGCGACTATTCCGGTGGCCAGTGAGATGGAGTACGCCCAGCCTGCGTCCAGTCCCAACACCagccacaacaacagcaacagcagcgcgTCGAGACAGAGCAGCACTCCCAGCACGCCCAGTACGCCCGGCGTCTTGACTCAACCGAACGATCCACCTGGATTGATGCCTCCTCCGGAATTACCGAAATTTGTTTTGGCGCCGACTCCGGCCCAGTTGGGCAGGGCTCCTTTCCAGCGTAGGCAATCGTCGACTCAGCCTCTGTCGCCATCGGGATCGTCTTCTCACAGTGGTGAAGAGGAACCGATCAGTCCAGGCGGTGGATTTGGATCGGCTCCTCTGTGCAGTCCAACTGTCGGGTCAGCCGTCGTTTCCGGAGGTTTTACAATTCCTACATCGACACCGTCGACCCCTTGCGTGCCACAATCTCCAAGTCAACACAGCGCACAACAGGCTGCCgccaagaagaatatgtttaaACGAACCAAAGATGATGGGATGGACAA GGTGTTGGAGCAAGTGAATTTCGACGAGAAATTTTCCCACCTGCCGGAATTCAATCCGGCTGATTGCCAATCACCGAGTGCTCTTTCATTACCATCCAGCCCGCGAGTGTTTGTGCAAAACTATCGTCGAAAGAGAGTTGCATCGA caacggaagaagaaggagattcTGACGTGTCAAACACGAGTGCTACACCGCAATCTGGAGCTGTTGTAGGACACAAGTTTTTTGGGCCAGACTTTAGTCTGGATGCTTTTAAAG CCGAAGGTAATGAGGGAGACGTCTGCCTGTCTCCCGGCACTCCGAAAACCCCGGCCACAGGAAAGGAAAGCgcagagaaaaacttttcctCGTTAAGAAGAATCTTGGATCAAAGAAGACAGTTGGTGATTCAACTTTTCCAAGAGCATGGTTTCTTCCCATCGACACAGGCAACCAGTCTTTTCCAG GCACTGCACCACGATACTTTTCCAACTAAACAGTGTCTGCAATTGAAAATTCGCGAGGTTCGCCAGAAAATGATGGCAcagactactactactactaccacaactactactactacaacacCGGCTAGTGGCAATAATGTGGCTCCCCCCAATGTTTCTGGTGGCAACAACAATAATGCCTCGGGATTCAGTGGTGGTGGATCGAACGAGGTAATCGATGGCGAAGGCAGTGAAACGATCGATTTGGCCCAGGTTGCCGATGCAGGCTGTTAG